Proteins encoded in a region of the Vibrio ponticus genome:
- the nagC gene encoding DNA-binding transcriptional regulator NagC, with product MNGGQIGNVDLVKQLNSAAVYRLIDQQGPISRIQVADVSQLAPASVTKITRQLLERGLVKEVAQQASTGGRRAISLTTEVEPFHSVAVRLGRDYIQFSLFDLGGKELATDYQEFYYTTQGELVDGLLQFLKNFIQDNQTIINQLIAIGIALPGLINPETGVVEYMPNINVDNLAIGDLIRNTFHVECFVGNDVRGMALAEHYFGASKDCQDSILVSVHRGTGAGIIVNGQVFLGYNRNVGEIGHIQIDPLGEQCQCGNFGCLETVAANPAIVDRVKKLIAQGYESSLAQLETITIKDVCDHANLGDELAKQSLVRVGNQLGKAVAITINLFNPQKVIIAGDITSCEDILFPAIRRNVENQSLTTFHTDLPIVASEIDKQPTLSAFAMIKRAMLNGVLLQKLLED from the coding sequence ATGAATGGCGGACAAATAGGTAACGTAGATTTAGTCAAACAGCTAAATAGTGCAGCGGTTTACAGGCTGATTGACCAGCAAGGTCCTATCTCTAGGATCCAAGTGGCTGATGTAAGTCAGCTAGCGCCAGCTAGCGTAACAAAAATTACCCGCCAACTACTTGAACGCGGCCTTGTTAAAGAGGTCGCGCAACAAGCCTCTACCGGAGGTCGCCGAGCGATCTCCTTAACTACGGAAGTGGAACCCTTCCATTCCGTCGCAGTGCGTCTAGGTCGAGACTACATTCAATTTAGTCTGTTTGATCTCGGTGGCAAAGAATTAGCAACAGACTACCAAGAGTTTTACTACACCACCCAAGGTGAGTTGGTTGATGGTCTACTGCAATTTCTGAAAAACTTTATCCAAGACAACCAAACCATTATCAACCAACTGATTGCTATCGGTATCGCTCTGCCAGGTTTGATTAACCCTGAGACAGGTGTGGTTGAGTACATGCCAAACATTAACGTCGACAATCTCGCGATTGGTGACTTAATTCGTAATACCTTCCATGTTGAATGCTTTGTTGGTAACGACGTACGTGGCATGGCATTAGCCGAGCACTATTTTGGCGCGAGTAAAGATTGCCAAGACTCTATTTTAGTCAGTGTCCATCGCGGTACCGGTGCTGGTATTATCGTTAACGGTCAAGTCTTCTTAGGTTATAACCGTAACGTCGGTGAAATCGGTCATATTCAGATCGACCCACTGGGTGAACAATGTCAATGTGGTAACTTTGGTTGTCTAGAGACTGTAGCGGCAAACCCAGCAATCGTAGATCGTGTGAAGAAATTAATTGCGCAGGGCTACGAGTCGAGCTTAGCTCAACTAGAAACCATTACCATCAAAGATGTGTGTGATCATGCTAACCTTGGCGATGAGCTCGCGAAACAGAGCTTAGTTCGCGTTGGTAATCAGCTTGGTAAAGCCGTCGCTATCACTATCAACTTGTTTAACCCGCAAAAAGTGATCATCGCTGGTGACATTACCTCATGTGAAGATATTCTCTTCCCTGCGATTCGTCGTAACGTGGAAAACCAATCTTTAACCACTTTCCATACTGATTTGCCAATTGTTGCCTCAGAAATTGACAAACAACCAACATTAAGTGCCTTTGCAATGATCAAACGCGCAATGTTAAACGGCGTTTTGTTACAAAAATTGCTCGAAGATTGA
- the fcrX gene encoding ferric iron uptake transcriptional regulator FcrX has protein sequence MSDNNQALKDAGLKVTLPRLKILEVLQQPDCQHISAEDLYKKLIDLGEEIGLATVYRVLNQFDDAGIVTRHHFEGGKSVFELSTQHHHDHLVCLDCGEVIEFSDSVIEERQREIAAKYNVTLTNHSLYLYGKCGDGTCKDNPDAHKAK, from the coding sequence ATGTCAGACAATAACCAAGCGCTCAAGGATGCTGGTCTTAAGGTAACCCTACCAAGACTGAAGATTTTAGAAGTACTACAGCAACCTGACTGCCAACACATCAGTGCTGAAGATTTGTACAAAAAACTGATCGATCTAGGTGAAGAGATTGGCCTGGCGACAGTTTATCGCGTTTTAAACCAATTTGATGATGCAGGTATTGTAACTCGTCACCACTTTGAAGGTGGCAAGTCAGTATTTGAACTATCTACTCAACATCACCATGACCACTTAGTGTGTCTTGACTGTGGTGAAGTAATTGAGTTTTCAGACAGCGTTATCGAAGAGCGTCAACGTGAGATCGCAGCTAAGTACAATGTAACTCTTACTAACCACAGCCTTTACCTATATGGTAAATGTGGCGATGGTACGTGCAAAGATAATCCTGACGCACACAAAGCTAAGTAA
- a CDS encoding cation:proton antiporter family protein: MELTLITAAFAAGFIALKCNLPPLVGFLLAGFGLNAFGYTSNETIVTLADLGVTLLLFTIGLKLDIKTLLSKEIWAGATVHNLLSTALFTAALLLLKVLGVSSIAAMNIEQIMLLGFALSFSSTVFAVKSLQEKGEMNATYGTLAIGILVMQDIFAVIFLTASTGKIPEWYAIALFALPLMRPLFYKLLDKVGHGEMLVLFGIFFALVVGAGLFELVGMKADLGALILGMLLAGHKKASELSKSLFNLKELFLVCFFLNIGLSAQPTMTGLALALLFLLLLPIKGLLYFLVLNAFKFRVRTSLLASLSLFNFSEFGLIVGGLAFKMGWMSGDILVALALAVSISFVISAPINRKGHEIYQRSNRWLKEHAAEKLNQRDQLINPGSAQVLILGMGRIGTGAYDELVSNYGNISLGIEVRDEAAKSHREKGRNVIQGDATDPDFWERILDTAHVKLVLLAMPHHQGNQIALEQLQARNFRGQIAAIAEYQDQMDILLENGVDAAFNIYSEAGAGFANNVCDQLQPNFQKP; encoded by the coding sequence ATGGAACTTACATTAATCACCGCTGCATTTGCCGCAGGCTTTATCGCGCTCAAATGCAACTTACCGCCATTGGTTGGATTCTTGTTAGCTGGTTTTGGCTTAAATGCCTTTGGCTACACGAGTAACGAGACCATTGTGACCCTAGCCGATCTTGGTGTGACTTTACTGTTATTCACCATCGGCTTAAAACTGGATATCAAAACCCTACTTTCAAAAGAAATTTGGGCAGGCGCGACGGTACACAATCTCCTTTCGACCGCACTTTTTACCGCCGCACTGCTGTTATTAAAAGTGCTTGGTGTGAGTAGCATCGCTGCCATGAATATTGAGCAAATCATGCTGCTTGGCTTTGCACTCTCGTTCTCAAGTACCGTATTCGCAGTAAAATCGTTACAAGAGAAAGGTGAGATGAATGCCACCTATGGCACGCTCGCGATCGGTATCTTGGTTATGCAAGATATTTTTGCCGTCATTTTCCTTACTGCATCTACTGGCAAAATACCTGAATGGTACGCCATCGCACTGTTTGCCCTGCCGCTAATGCGCCCCCTCTTCTACAAACTGTTAGATAAAGTCGGTCATGGCGAAATGTTGGTCCTGTTTGGCATCTTCTTCGCACTCGTTGTGGGAGCAGGTCTATTTGAACTGGTCGGCATGAAAGCAGACCTTGGTGCGCTCATTTTAGGTATGCTGCTCGCGGGTCATAAAAAAGCCTCTGAGTTGTCCAAATCTTTGTTCAACCTAAAAGAGCTGTTCTTAGTCTGTTTCTTCCTCAACATCGGCTTATCTGCCCAACCTACTATGACCGGGTTGGCACTCGCACTGCTGTTCTTGCTATTGCTGCCGATTAAAGGACTACTTTACTTCCTAGTGCTTAACGCATTTAAGTTCCGCGTACGCACTTCCCTACTCGCGTCACTGAGCCTATTTAACTTCAGTGAATTTGGTCTAATTGTTGGTGGACTGGCATTTAAGATGGGCTGGATGAGTGGTGATATTCTTGTCGCGCTCGCGTTAGCCGTTTCGATTTCGTTTGTTATCTCCGCACCGATTAACCGCAAAGGGCATGAGATTTATCAACGCTCAAATCGTTGGCTAAAAGAGCATGCCGCTGAAAAACTTAACCAACGCGATCAGTTGATTAATCCTGGCAGCGCACAAGTGTTAATTCTTGGTATGGGACGCATCGGCACCGGTGCCTATGATGAGCTCGTGAGTAATTACGGCAATATCAGTTTAGGCATTGAAGTACGTGACGAAGCAGCGAAATCTCACCGAGAGAAAGGACGGAATGTGATTCAAGGTGATGCCACCGACCCTGATTTCTGGGAACGCATACTCGATACCGCACATGTAAAACTGGTGCTTCTTGCCATGCCACATCACCAAGGTAACCAAATCGCACTGGAGCAGTTGCAAGCACGTAATTTCCGAGGGCAGATTGCGGCGATCGCTGAGTACCAAGATCAAATGGACATTCTGTTAGAGAATGGTGTCGATGCCGCATTTAATATCTACAGCGAGGCAGGTGCCGGTTTTGCCAACAACGTTTGTGACCAGCTCCAACCAAATTTCCAAAAGCCTTAA
- the nagA gene encoding N-acetylglucosamine-6-phosphate deacetylase produces MYALTNCKVYTGSDVLVDHAVIINDGIIESVCPIAELAADIETYDLKGANLSPGFIDLQLNGCGGVMFNDEITAETIQIMHEANLKSGCTSFLPTLITSSDENMRQAVAAARDYHALHQNQSLGLHLEGPYLNVAKKGIHSVDYIRPSDDSMVDFMCDNADVITKVTLAPEHNDPKHIERLRDAGIVVSIGHTNATYAEARQSFESGITFATHLFNAMTPMVGREPGVVGAIYDTPDVYAGIIADGFHVDYANIRIAHKIKGEKLVLVTDATAPAGAEMDYFIFVGKKVYYRDGKCVDENGTLGGSALTMIEAVQNTVEHVGIALDEALRMATLYPAKAIKVDNKLGRIKKGMVANLTVFDRDFTIQANIVNGQYEQV; encoded by the coding sequence ATGTATGCGCTAACCAACTGTAAAGTTTATACAGGCAGCGATGTTCTCGTTGACCATGCTGTGATCATCAATGATGGTATTATCGAGTCTGTATGCCCAATCGCTGAGCTTGCAGCGGACATCGAAACCTATGATCTAAAAGGCGCGAACCTGAGCCCTGGCTTTATCGACCTGCAACTAAACGGTTGTGGCGGTGTCATGTTCAACGACGAAATCACGGCTGAAACTATTCAAATCATGCATGAAGCAAACCTAAAATCGGGTTGTACTAGCTTCTTGCCAACACTGATTACTTCATCTGATGAGAACATGCGCCAAGCTGTAGCAGCAGCTCGTGACTACCATGCACTGCATCAAAACCAATCTCTCGGTCTTCACCTAGAAGGTCCGTATCTTAACGTTGCAAAAAAAGGCATTCATAGCGTCGACTATATCCGTCCATCTGACGACAGCATGGTTGATTTTATGTGCGATAACGCAGATGTGATTACAAAAGTAACGCTTGCACCTGAACACAACGATCCTAAGCACATCGAACGCTTACGTGATGCAGGTATCGTAGTCTCTATCGGTCACACCAACGCAACCTACGCAGAAGCACGCCAAAGCTTTGAAAGTGGTATTACTTTTGCCACTCACCTATTCAACGCAATGACCCCGATGGTCGGTCGTGAGCCAGGTGTTGTGGGTGCCATTTATGATACGCCAGATGTGTATGCTGGTATCATCGCAGATGGCTTCCATGTCGATTATGCTAACATTCGAATCGCTCACAAAATTAAGGGTGAAAAATTAGTATTAGTGACCGATGCCACAGCTCCTGCAGGTGCTGAGATGGATTACTTTATTTTTGTAGGCAAGAAAGTATATTACCGAGATGGTAAGTGTGTTGATGAAAACGGCACATTGGGCGGCTCAGCGCTAACTATGATTGAAGCAGTTCAAAATACAGTTGAGCACGTCGGCATCGCATTGGATGAAGCACTACGCATGGCTACTTTGTATCCAGCAAAAGCAATCAAGGTTGATAACAAACTTGGTCGCATCAAAAAAGGTATGGTTGCAAACCTGACTGTTTTTGATCGTGACTTCACTATCCAAGCGAATATTGTTAACGGACAGTACGAGCAAGTGTAA
- the nagE gene encoding N-acetylglucosamine-specific PTS transporter subunit IIBC, translated as MNILGYAQKLGKALMLPIATLPVAALLLRLGQPDLLDIAFMAQAGNAIFSQLPLLFGLGIAIGLSNDGNGAAGLAGAVAYFVLTATATTVDASVNMSFFGGIFAGIIAGHSYNAFFQTRLPEWLAFFAGKRLVPIMSGLFALVAGAVMGIVWPSIQGGLDALAHAVSTSGAVGQFVYGTLNRALIPVGLHHVLNSYFWFGMGSCQEIVISAASAAGEALPNLKQLCVDPALAKTLVAGQEYTFNFVNSVTPEITATVNTVTETIKSGDLHRFFGGDKSAGVFMNGFFPVMMFGLPGAALAMYLAAPAEKRSQVGGALFSVAFCSFLTGITEPLEFMFVFLAPALYAMHAVFTGLSLVVANMFGTLHGFGFSAGLIDFLLNWGLATKPLMLLVIGLGFGALYFFTFSFAIRAFNLKSPGREDDDEATAGAPAADAAKGDLARQYLKALGGHDNLTSIDACITRLRLTLKDRSVANEDVLKKLGAKGVVKLGENNLQVILGPLAEIVAGEMKAIGANEDLSDVKLP; from the coding sequence GTGAATATTCTTGGATATGCACAGAAGCTAGGTAAAGCACTTATGCTACCTATCGCAACGCTTCCTGTTGCGGCGCTTCTACTACGTTTGGGTCAACCTGACCTACTAGACATTGCGTTTATGGCACAAGCAGGTAACGCAATCTTCTCTCAACTGCCTCTACTATTCGGTCTAGGTATCGCTATCGGTCTTTCTAATGACGGTAACGGTGCTGCTGGTCTAGCCGGTGCAGTTGCATACTTTGTACTAACTGCTACAGCAACGACTGTTGATGCAAGCGTTAATATGTCATTCTTCGGCGGTATCTTCGCTGGTATCATCGCAGGTCACTCATACAACGCTTTCTTCCAAACTCGTCTTCCTGAGTGGCTAGCATTCTTCGCAGGTAAACGTCTAGTACCTATTATGTCTGGTTTATTCGCGCTAGTTGCTGGTGCGGTAATGGGCATTGTTTGGCCTTCAATTCAAGGTGGTCTTGACGCTCTAGCGCACGCAGTTTCAACGTCTGGCGCAGTAGGTCAATTCGTATACGGTACTCTTAACCGTGCACTTATTCCTGTAGGTCTTCACCATGTACTGAACTCTTACTTCTGGTTCGGTATGGGTTCATGTCAAGAGATCGTAATCTCTGCAGCGTCTGCAGCAGGTGAAGCTCTTCCAAACCTAAAACAACTATGTGTGGACCCAGCTCTAGCGAAAACTCTAGTTGCTGGTCAAGAATACACGTTCAACTTTGTTAACTCTGTAACGCCAGAAATCACGGCAACGGTTAACACTGTGACTGAAACTATCAAGTCAGGCGACCTACACCGCTTCTTCGGTGGTGACAAATCTGCTGGCGTATTCATGAACGGTTTCTTCCCTGTAATGATGTTTGGTCTACCAGGTGCAGCTCTTGCTATGTACCTAGCAGCTCCAGCTGAAAAACGCAGCCAAGTTGGTGGTGCACTATTCTCAGTAGCATTCTGTTCATTCCTAACAGGTATCACTGAGCCGCTAGAATTCATGTTCGTATTCCTAGCGCCTGCACTATACGCAATGCACGCAGTATTTACTGGTCTATCTCTAGTAGTTGCTAACATGTTCGGTACTCTGCACGGCTTTGGCTTCTCTGCAGGTCTAATCGACTTCCTACTAAACTGGGGTCTAGCAACTAAACCGCTAATGCTTCTAGTTATTGGTCTTGGTTTCGGTGCTCTATACTTCTTCACTTTCAGCTTCGCTATCCGCGCGTTCAACCTAAAATCGCCTGGTCGTGAAGATGATGATGAAGCAACAGCCGGTGCACCAGCAGCTGACGCTGCAAAAGGCGACCTAGCGCGTCAATACCTAAAAGCTCTAGGTGGTCACGACAACCTAACTTCAATTGATGCATGTATCACTCGTCTACGTCTTACTCTAAAAGACCGCTCTGTAGCTAACGAAGATGTTCTTAAGAAGCTTGGTGCGAAAGGTGTAGTGAAACTAGGTGAGAACAACCTACAAGTTATCCTTGGTCCTCTAGCAGAAATCGTCGCTGGCGAAATGAAAGCTATCGGTGCTAACGAAGACCTATCTGATGTAAAACTTCCATAA
- the fldA gene encoding flavodoxin FldA, with amino-acid sequence MASVGIFFGSDTGNTEAVAKMIQKELGKQLVHVQDIAKSSKEDIDNFDLLLLGIPTWYYGEAQCDWDDFFPELEQIDFSTKLVAIFGCGDQEDYAEYFCDAMGTVRDIVESKGGTILGNTSTESYEFEASKALVEGDDSLFVGLCIDEDRQPELTDERVTNWCKQIYDEMCLAELEG; translated from the coding sequence ATGGCAAGTGTAGGTATCTTCTTTGGTAGCGACACAGGTAACACTGAAGCTGTTGCAAAGATGATTCAAAAAGAACTAGGCAAGCAACTAGTTCACGTTCAAGACATTGCAAAAAGCAGCAAAGAAGACATCGATAATTTCGATCTTCTGCTTCTAGGTATCCCAACTTGGTACTACGGTGAAGCGCAGTGTGATTGGGATGACTTCTTCCCTGAACTTGAGCAAATCGACTTCTCTACTAAGCTTGTTGCTATCTTCGGTTGTGGTGACCAAGAAGACTACGCAGAGTACTTCTGTGATGCAATGGGCACGGTACGTGACATCGTTGAGTCAAAAGGCGGTACTATCCTTGGTAACACGTCTACTGAAAGCTACGAATTCGAAGCATCTAAAGCACTAGTTGAAGGTGACGACAGCCTATTCGTTGGTCTATGTATCGACGAAGATCGTCAACCAGAACTGACTGACGAGCGCGTAACTAACTGGTGTAAACAGATTTATGATGAGATGTGCCTAGCTGAACTAGAAGGCTAA
- a CDS encoding alpha/beta fold hydrolase, with the protein MSQLLNYKLEGEGHTIVLIHGLFGNLDNLGLLARNLKQDHQVLSIDLRNHGLSFHSEQHSYQTQAEDVCRLIQHLNLDRFTLIGHSMGGKVAMKVAEQLHSAVDKLVVLDIAPVSYSENRHDNVFAGLLAVETAKPTSRKQALDILAQHIEIEGVRQFLGKSLYKSDEHLAWRFNVSNLFNNYQNIMSWEPLQPVNVPTMFVKGANSDYLLAEHQAQIQAQFSQAKAHIIANTGHWLHAEKPEEVLRIIRKFIG; encoded by the coding sequence ATGTCACAACTGCTCAACTACAAACTCGAAGGTGAGGGTCACACCATAGTCTTGATCCACGGATTATTTGGTAATCTCGATAATCTAGGTCTACTCGCCCGCAATTTAAAGCAAGATCATCAAGTGCTTAGCATTGATCTACGCAACCATGGGCTTTCATTCCACTCAGAGCAACACAGCTATCAAACTCAAGCCGAAGATGTCTGTCGACTTATTCAACATCTTAATCTTGATCGATTTACCCTAATTGGTCACTCAATGGGTGGCAAAGTTGCCATGAAAGTGGCTGAACAGCTTCACTCTGCGGTCGATAAGTTAGTCGTGCTGGATATTGCCCCAGTGAGCTACTCTGAGAATCGTCATGACAATGTGTTTGCTGGTCTGCTCGCCGTGGAAACCGCGAAACCTACCTCACGCAAACAAGCGTTGGACATTCTAGCGCAACATATTGAGATCGAGGGTGTCAGACAGTTTTTAGGTAAATCGCTCTATAAGAGTGATGAGCATTTGGCTTGGCGATTCAACGTGAGCAATCTGTTTAATAACTACCAAAACATCATGAGTTGGGAGCCACTGCAACCTGTCAATGTGCCGACTATGTTTGTCAAAGGAGCTAATTCAGACTATTTACTTGCCGAACATCAAGCGCAGATCCAAGCGCAATTTAGCCAAGCAAAAGCCCACATAATTGCTAACACTGGTCACTGGTTACATGCCGAGAAACCCGAGGAAGTCTTACGAATCATTCGTAAATTTATTGGATAA
- a CDS encoding DUF2788 domain-containing protein, producing the protein MLYDYMNMLESIGLDLLFASIFFLIGMAIKDVLHAGNVPPFGRRIVWLVLFLGCAGFVAKGLIQLSWEGTGLG; encoded by the coding sequence ATGCTTTACGACTACATGAACATGCTTGAGTCTATTGGTCTCGATCTATTGTTTGCCTCGATCTTTTTTCTGATTGGTATGGCAATTAAAGATGTACTTCACGCAGGCAATGTTCCGCCATTTGGTCGTAGAATAGTATGGTTGGTGCTGTTTCTTGGCTGTGCCGGATTTGTCGCAAAAGGACTGATCCAACTCAGTTGGGAAGGAACCGGTTTAGGCTAA
- a CDS encoding DUF4442 domain-containing protein, whose amino-acid sequence MSSLFSKVYKPGFVKFALNSWPPFWGSGIKIVSISADFRQVKVKLKLRWWNKNANRTQYGGSIFSLTDPIYALMLMGILGEEYYVWDKEASINFIQPGKGDLYADFELHASQLDEIYQHTAMGDKIFPEFIVHVKDERGEVVAEVERKLYVRKKPKYREAVESQA is encoded by the coding sequence ATGAGTTCTTTATTTTCAAAGGTTTACAAGCCAGGCTTTGTAAAGTTTGCCTTAAATTCTTGGCCACCATTTTGGGGCAGTGGCATAAAAATTGTTTCAATTAGCGCTGATTTTCGTCAGGTAAAAGTTAAGTTGAAGTTGCGTTGGTGGAACAAAAATGCCAATCGAACCCAATATGGAGGCAGCATATTTTCTCTCACCGATCCTATTTATGCTTTGATGTTAATGGGGATTTTAGGCGAGGAATATTATGTCTGGGATAAAGAGGCGAGCATCAATTTTATTCAGCCGGGTAAAGGTGACTTATATGCTGATTTTGAGTTGCATGCTTCTCAGTTAGATGAGATTTATCAACATACAGCGATGGGAGATAAGATTTTCCCTGAGTTTATTGTGCACGTTAAAGATGAACGAGGCGAAGTGGTTGCTGAAGTTGAGCGTAAACTCTATGTGCGTAAGAAGCCTAAGTACCGTGAGGCAGTTGAGTCTCAGGCGTGA
- the seqA gene encoding replication initiation negative regulator SeqA has product MKTIEVDEDLYRYIASQTQHIGESASDILRRLLNVDGDAPVEAPQRNKAAQGLVVSKDAVKDVQVDCVKEMRSLLISDEFAGLKKAIDRFMMVLSTLHRLDPEGFSEATQVKGRKRVYFADNEQTLLANGNTTKPKAIPASPFWVITNNNTSRKRQMVEQLMSRMSFPADLIEKVAISI; this is encoded by the coding sequence ATGAAAACAATTGAGGTAGATGAAGATCTATACCGTTATATCGCAAGTCAAACCCAACACATTGGTGAGAGTGCTTCGGATATTTTGCGCCGTTTGTTAAATGTAGATGGAGATGCTCCGGTTGAGGCTCCACAACGAAACAAAGCTGCACAAGGTCTGGTGGTTAGCAAAGATGCAGTAAAAGATGTGCAGGTAGATTGCGTAAAAGAAATGCGTTCTCTGTTGATCTCTGATGAATTTGCTGGTCTGAAAAAGGCGATCGATCGTTTTATGATGGTATTGTCTACTTTACATCGTCTCGATCCTGAGGGCTTCTCTGAAGCAACTCAAGTTAAAGGTCGCAAACGTGTTTACTTTGCCGACAACGAACAGACACTCCTAGCAAACGGTAATACGACTAAACCTAAAGCGATCCCAGCATCACCTTTCTGGGTAATCACTAACAACAACACTAGTCGTAAGAGACAAATGGTTGAGCAGCTGATGTCACGCATGAGCTTCCCAGCAGACTTGATTGAGAAAGTGGCTATCTCAATCTAA
- the glnS gene encoding glutamine--tRNA ligase, giving the protein MSEAEARPSNFIRQIIDKDLADGTHTSVHTRFPPEPNGYLHIGHAKSICLNFGIAQDYQGKCNLRFDDTNPEKEDVEYVESIKNDVSWLGFEWDGEVCYSSNYFDKLYEYAVELINKGLAYVEELSPEQIREYRGTLTQPGKPSPYRDRSVEENLALFEKMRDGGFEEGTACLRAKIDMASSFIVMRDPVLYRVRFASHHQTGDKWCIYPMYDFTHCISDALEGITHSICTLEFQDNRRLYDWVLDNITIDCQPRQYEFSRLNLEYTVMSKRKLNQLVTEKLVNGWDDPRMPTISGLRRRGFTPAAIREFCKRIGVTKQDNMIEMSSLESCIRDDLNENAPRAMAVLDPVKIVIENFEEGKVETLTVANHPNKPEMGERAVPFTREVWIEREDFREEGNKKYKRLVLGKEVRLRGAYVIKAERIEKDAEGNITTIFCSYDAETLGKNPADGRKVKGVIHWVSADQGLPAEIRLYDRLFTVPNPAAADNFAATINPDSLVVLNGFVEPSLASAEVEKGYQFERMGYFCADAKESSADKLVFNRTVGLRDTWAKIEAQ; this is encoded by the coding sequence ATGAGTGAAGCTGAAGCTCGTCCATCGAATTTTATTCGCCAAATCATTGATAAAGATTTAGCAGATGGAACACACACAAGCGTGCATACTCGTTTTCCGCCAGAGCCAAACGGCTACTTGCATATCGGTCACGCTAAGTCAATTTGCCTAAACTTTGGTATTGCTCAGGACTATCAGGGTAAGTGTAACTTACGTTTTGACGACACTAACCCAGAAAAAGAAGACGTAGAATACGTTGAGTCAATTAAGAATGATGTGTCTTGGTTAGGCTTTGAGTGGGATGGTGAAGTTTGTTACTCATCAAACTACTTTGACAAGCTATACGAGTACGCCGTGGAATTAATTAATAAAGGCTTAGCGTATGTTGAAGAGCTAAGTCCTGAGCAGATTCGCGAGTACCGTGGCACACTTACTCAACCAGGTAAGCCAAGCCCATACCGTGACCGCAGCGTAGAAGAAAACCTAGCGCTATTTGAAAAAATGCGTGATGGTGGCTTTGAAGAAGGTACAGCGTGTCTTCGTGCGAAGATCGACATGGCATCATCGTTCATCGTGATGCGCGATCCAGTGCTATACCGCGTACGTTTCGCTTCTCACCACCAAACAGGTGACAAGTGGTGCATTTACCCAATGTACGACTTCACACACTGTATTTCGGATGCACTAGAGGGCATTACGCACTCTATCTGTACGCTTGAGTTCCAAGACAACCGTCGTCTATACGATTGGGTGTTAGATAACATTACTATCGACTGCCAACCACGTCAGTACGAATTTAGCCGTCTAAACCTAGAATACACGGTAATGTCTAAGCGTAAGCTTAACCAACTAGTGACTGAGAAATTGGTTAACGGTTGGGATGACCCTCGTATGCCAACTATCTCTGGTCTACGCCGTCGTGGTTTCACGCCTGCGGCTATCCGTGAGTTCTGTAAGCGTATCGGTGTGACTAAGCAAGACAACATGATCGAAATGAGCTCTCTAGAGTCTTGTATTCGTGATGACCTAAACGAAAACGCGCCACGTGCAATGGCGGTACTTGATCCAGTGAAAATTGTGATTGAGAACTTCGAAGAAGGTAAAGTTGAAACGCTAACCGTTGCTAACCACCCGAATAAACCGGAGATGGGTGAGCGCGCAGTGCCATTTACTCGTGAAGTATGGATCGAGCGTGAAGACTTCCGCGAAGAAGGCAACAAGAAGTACAAGCGCCTAGTGCTAGGTAAAGAAGTTCGCCTACGTGGTGCTTACGTGATCAAAGCTGAGCGTATCGAGAAAGATGCTGAAGGTAATATCACGACTATCTTCTGTAGCTACGATGCAGAGACGCTAGGTAAGAACCCAGCCGACGGTCGTAAAGTGAAAGGCGTTATTCACTGGGTATCAGCAGATCAAGGTCTACCAGCTGAAATCCGTCTATACGACCGCCTATTCACTGTACCTAACCCAGCGGCAGCAGATAACTTTGCGGCAACAATTAACCCAGATTCACTGGTTGTGCTGAACGGTTTTGTTGAACCAAGCCTAGCTTCTGCTGAAGTGGAAAAAGGTTACCAGTTCGAGCGTATGGGCTACTTCTGTGCTGACGCAAAAGAATCATCAGCAGACAAGCTAGTATTTAACCGTACAGTAGGTCTACGTGATACTTGGGCAAAGATTGAAGCTCAATAA